TCCCTCGCCGTGGCTACCTCCACAGGGAGGAGTTCCTTCGGCTTGGGGCGCATCGGGTGGAGCTCGTCGGCGAACGGTGAGCTATCGCTATACGAGATGCTTTCCGCCTCGGCACTCCTGACCAGATAGCCGGGGACCCTGACCTTTCTTCCCCCGACCGCCACGTGACCGTGAACAATCATCTGCCGGGCCTGCCTCAGGGTGGCGGCCAGCCCCTTCTGATAGACCAATGTCTGGAGCCTGCGACCGAGAATCGCGTCCACATTGAGCGCCAGCACATCGTCAAGGGAGGCGGTCGGGGGGAGCAGCCCGAGGTCCGCCGCTCTTTTGATTAGATTCCGGAATTCCTTCTCAGCCTGCGGGTCCTTCGTCCTCAGGCGGGCCTGGAGCTCACGGGCCTGCCTCCTCAGCCCGCGCAAGTAGGACTGGGCCTTCCAGACCTCCCTTTTATTCTTCAGCCCGTACTTCCTAAGAATCTCGTTCTCCTCCTGAATTCTA
This genomic interval from Thermoplasmata archaeon contains the following:
- a CDS encoding 30S ribosomal protein S4; translated protein: MGDPKFSRRKYDTPSHPWQASRIQEENEILRKYGLKNKREVWKAQSYLRGLRRQARELQARLRTKDPQAEKEFRNLIKRAADLGLLPPTASLDDVLALNVDAILGRRLQTLVYQKGLAATLRQARQMIVHGHVAVGGRKVRVPGYLVRSAEAESISYSDSSPFADELHPMRPKPKELLPVEVATARDAGAAGPKGMPTLSPEKEKLKEKVEKLAAKGEQIERGG